In a single window of the Synechococcus sp. MW101C3 genome:
- a CDS encoding type IV pilin protein, translating into MKLSSKTQLQLIRSLNTRRGIARAFTLVELMIVVAIVGILSAVALPTYLNARNAAAAGARIGEAIGIAKECATAAASDIETGVTTPSSAVTLVQTSGCTGGGSVTASFTAGAAGISCLDDTSDSKSASAKITVSPAGAISCTFT; encoded by the coding sequence ATGAAACTCTCTTCCAAAACCCAGCTTCAGCTGATCCGCTCCCTCAATACCCGCCGCGGCATCGCTCGCGCCTTCACGCTCGTTGAGCTGATGATTGTTGTGGCGATCGTGGGCATTCTTTCCGCGGTGGCTCTGCCTACCTATCTGAACGCCCGGAACGCCGCTGCCGCCGGCGCCCGCATCGGCGAAGCCATCGGCATTGCCAAGGAATGTGCCACTGCTGCAGCCTCTGATATTGAAACTGGTGTTACAACTCCTAGCTCTGCAGTGACCCTTGTACAGACTTCAGGATGCACCGGCGGTGGTTCCGTCACAGCCAGTTTTACCGCTGGCGCTGCAGGTATCAGCTGCTTGGATGACACTTCTGACAGTAAGAGTGCCTCAGCCAAGATCACAGTTTCACCAGCAGGCGCAATCAGCTGCACCTTCACTTGA
- a CDS encoding pentapeptide repeat-containing protein, giving the protein MTLLTVRVPQPRSQFHQQAQSAAPSLDDQQACLHQACLHQACLHQACLHQACLHQACLHQA; this is encoded by the coding sequence ATGACACTTCTGACAGTAAGAGTGCCTCAGCCAAGATCACAGTTTCACCAGCAGGCGCAATCAGCTGCACCTTCACTTGATGATCAACAGGCCTGCTTACACCAGGCCTGCTTACACCAGGCCTGCTTACACCAGGCCTGCTTACACCAGGCCTGCTTACACCAGGCCTGCTTACACCAGGCCTGA
- a CDS encoding tetratricopeptide repeat protein, producing the protein MSSPQYQVDPSIEYTHKIDVDLTDPEQIDATLVALDAQLAASGATPDLLVAMSHLLEAKGQLDRAIESMQFAVLLDGTNISMLIRLGDLLIKAGEPDSAEAAYSQVITLAPELSNGLVGLAQALSDQGRMNEALLHAERAVQQDPQQPRTHEIHGLVLAQLGRMGDAITAFTDGLRLDPSNANQLAYRGMAKLACMYYQEAWQDFAWRFASDTGDVERHQDLPLWTGEPISTPVLIWREQGLGDEILYFGWLRCLMATGQPFVAEVEPRLLALCRRSLPGAIIIPLGESPNDFGVTHALPMGSLGEFVGAYRSTPAFPPRYLQSEPATTARFAHQLTSSSAGLSPLRIGLAWKSIRPRVGAFKSIELSLFLPMARDSRLQLINLQYDTTAEEIEGFNKQAVLPMIDPAINKRQDINSLASVIDCCDLVITISNVTAHLACALGKECWVLLPAGRGLIWYWHCNISYSPFYPTARLFRQQTINSWDGVVCEVHAALAERLQRKTPPKAG; encoded by the coding sequence ATGAGTTCTCCCCAGTACCAAGTAGATCCCTCCATTGAATACACGCACAAGATTGATGTTGATCTAACCGATCCTGAGCAGATCGATGCAACACTTGTGGCCCTAGATGCTCAGTTGGCTGCAAGTGGGGCCACTCCTGATTTGCTCGTGGCCATGTCCCACTTGTTGGAAGCCAAGGGACAACTGGATCGGGCCATCGAATCCATGCAGTTTGCAGTGCTGCTGGATGGCACCAATATCTCCATGTTGATCCGCTTGGGTGATCTATTGATCAAAGCAGGTGAACCTGATTCCGCCGAAGCAGCGTATTCCCAGGTGATCACCTTAGCCCCAGAGCTCAGCAACGGATTGGTAGGCCTTGCACAGGCTTTGAGTGACCAAGGCCGCATGAATGAAGCACTCTTGCACGCGGAGCGTGCGGTACAGCAGGATCCCCAGCAGCCGCGCACCCACGAAATTCACGGCTTAGTGCTAGCTCAGCTTGGACGCATGGGTGATGCCATCACCGCCTTCACAGACGGGCTTCGGTTGGATCCCTCCAATGCCAACCAACTTGCCTATCGCGGCATGGCGAAGTTAGCCTGCATGTACTATCAAGAGGCATGGCAAGATTTTGCCTGGCGATTTGCTAGTGACACTGGAGACGTTGAGCGCCATCAGGATTTGCCACTCTGGACTGGCGAGCCGATCTCGACACCTGTATTGATCTGGCGAGAACAGGGCCTAGGCGATGAGATTCTCTACTTCGGCTGGCTTCGCTGCCTGATGGCCACCGGGCAGCCCTTCGTGGCCGAAGTGGAGCCAAGATTATTAGCACTATGCCGTCGCAGCCTACCTGGAGCCATCATTATCCCCCTGGGTGAGTCGCCCAACGATTTCGGCGTGACCCACGCGTTGCCGATGGGCTCTCTTGGCGAATTCGTAGGCGCGTACCGCAGCACACCAGCATTCCCCCCCCGCTATCTGCAGAGCGAACCTGCCACTACGGCCAGATTCGCGCACCAGCTCACCTCCTCTAGCGCAGGCCTTTCACCGCTACGCATTGGATTGGCATGGAAAAGCATCCGGCCACGTGTAGGTGCTTTCAAATCCATCGAGCTTTCGCTGTTTCTGCCTATGGCGAGAGATTCTCGCCTTCAGCTCATCAACCTTCAATACGATACAACCGCTGAAGAGATTGAGGGCTTCAACAAGCAGGCTGTTCTCCCGATGATTGACCCAGCGATCAACAAGCGCCAGGACATCAATTCCCTTGCGAGTGTGATCGATTGTTGCGATCTGGTGATCACGATCAGCAATGTGACAGCCCATCTGGCCTGCGCTCTAGGCAAGGAATGCTGGGTGCTCTTGCCCGCAGGCCGTGGCCTGATCTGGTATTGGCATTGCAACATTTCCTATTCCCCATTCTACCCCACTGCACGGCTCTTTCGTCAGCAAACAATCAATTCCTGGGACGGAGTAGTCTGCGAGGTGCATGCTGCTCTGGCAGAACGTCTCCAAAGAAAAACCCCACCAAAGGCGGGGTAG
- a CDS encoding FkbM family methyltransferase yields the protein MNTLLSKEPSTIKWLCQIKQNEILFDVGANIGMYSLFAAIYQEARVYSFEPESQNYALLNWNIFENQASDRIQAYCLACSDQSGFNPLYLSRFETGGSCHSLGEEVGFDLRPRQSGFTQGAYAITIDQAVESGAIPTPNHIKIDVDGFEHKVLLGASKTLNDSSVRSLIVEINPNLPEHLEIVFALSALGFEIDEAQVKQASRKEGPFQGVGEWIFTRSKESVHIQQLIQTVDEAPVLCTQTNRGKQVREYVLKQIRLTNIKTDPFPVSIVDNVFPEDYYQEILNNFPLPEQLIPLSSTGRTIGGSYEKRHIVLFNKLGFSRLSQKQFDFWSEFAAWLYHPEFISSSIDYLEPYVRPRLEALYTETQSSVLLSSDALIVSDQTSYAIGPHTDAPHRLISFLFYLPSDDSMRHLGTSLYKPKYEGMSCSGLKHHSHDDFERVATIDYIPNRLVLIPKTDSSFHGVEPIRDGSPERNLLINNIRLTK from the coding sequence GTGAATACGCTCTTATCCAAAGAGCCTTCCACGATCAAGTGGCTTTGCCAGATAAAACAGAATGAGATTTTGTTTGATGTTGGGGCAAACATTGGAATGTATTCATTGTTTGCTGCGATTTACCAAGAAGCCAGAGTCTACTCATTTGAGCCTGAATCACAGAATTACGCATTGCTAAACTGGAACATCTTCGAAAATCAAGCAAGCGATCGCATTCAAGCCTATTGTCTCGCCTGCTCGGATCAAAGTGGGTTCAATCCGCTCTATCTTTCAAGATTTGAGACTGGCGGCTCCTGCCACTCACTCGGAGAAGAAGTTGGGTTTGACCTGCGACCAAGACAGTCAGGCTTTACCCAAGGCGCCTATGCGATAACCATCGATCAGGCAGTCGAATCAGGCGCCATCCCCACACCTAATCACATTAAGATTGACGTTGATGGGTTTGAACACAAAGTTCTACTAGGAGCTTCAAAAACACTCAACGATTCCAGTGTTCGTTCGTTGATCGTTGAGATCAATCCAAATCTCCCAGAACATCTGGAAATTGTTTTTGCTCTCTCAGCGCTTGGCTTTGAAATCGACGAAGCGCAGGTGAAGCAGGCCAGCCGAAAGGAAGGGCCTTTTCAGGGGGTTGGCGAATGGATCTTCACTCGAAGCAAGGAGAGTGTTCACATTCAGCAGTTAATCCAAACTGTCGATGAAGCGCCAGTTCTATGCACCCAAACCAACCGTGGCAAACAGGTGAGGGAGTATGTGCTAAAGCAGATTAGGCTCACTAACATTAAGACCGATCCCTTTCCAGTTAGCATTGTTGACAACGTGTTTCCAGAAGATTACTACCAAGAAATCCTCAACAACTTTCCACTGCCAGAGCAACTAATACCACTGTCTTCTACGGGAAGAACAATAGGTGGATCTTACGAAAAGAGGCATATCGTGCTGTTTAACAAACTGGGATTCTCACGGCTAAGCCAGAAGCAGTTTGACTTCTGGAGCGAGTTTGCTGCATGGCTCTATCATCCGGAATTCATCAGTTCATCCATTGACTATCTAGAGCCTTACGTGCGCCCCCGGCTTGAGGCACTTTATACCGAAACACAAAGCTCGGTGCTACTTAGTAGCGATGCACTGATTGTTTCAGATCAAACAAGCTACGCGATTGGTCCTCACACAGATGCACCTCACAGGCTGATATCATTCCTCTTCTACCTTCCGAGTGATGATTCAATGCGTCATCTCGGAACGTCTCTCTATAAGCCAAAATACGAAGGAATGTCTTGCTCTGGACTTAAGCACCACAGCCATGATGACTTTGAGCGAGTTGCAACTATCGATTACATTCCAAATCGCCTTGTTCTCATTCCTAAAACCGACTCTTCCTTTCACGGAGTGGAACCGATACGGGATGGGAGCCCCGAACGAAACTTGCTGATCAACAATATTCGCCTGACCAAGTAA
- the trmH gene encoding tRNA (guanosine(18)-2'-O)-methyltransferase TrmH yields MPLLPRRFERLQAVLNRRMADLTVLLEAVDKPHNLSAVLRTCDAVGVLEAHAVSLAGRTRTFNDTARGSQKWVALRPHASGADAVAALQQQGFKVYGTHLGVNAVDYRSCDFTGPTAFALGAEKWGLGEATAAAVDQALFVPMGGMVQSLNVSVAAAVLLFEALRQRQAAGLLPTAGEGVPAERRRELLFEWAYPEVAHWCRQQGRPYPPLDAEGTITEALPRTVKMRH; encoded by the coding sequence ATGCCCCTGCTCCCCCGACGCTTCGAACGGCTCCAGGCCGTGCTGAACCGCCGCATGGCGGACCTCACGGTGCTGCTGGAGGCGGTGGACAAACCGCACAACCTTTCGGCGGTGCTGCGCACTTGTGATGCCGTGGGGGTGCTGGAGGCCCATGCGGTGAGCCTGGCGGGCCGCACCCGCACCTTCAACGACACCGCCCGCGGCAGCCAGAAGTGGGTGGCCCTGCGCCCGCATGCCAGCGGCGCCGATGCCGTGGCAGCGTTGCAACAGCAGGGCTTCAAGGTGTACGGCACTCACCTGGGGGTGAATGCGGTGGATTACCGCAGCTGCGACTTCACCGGCCCCACGGCCTTCGCGCTGGGGGCGGAGAAATGGGGCCTGGGCGAGGCCACGGCGGCGGCGGTCGACCAGGCACTGTTCGTGCCGATGGGCGGCATGGTGCAGTCACTGAACGTGTCGGTGGCGGCGGCGGTGCTGCTGTTCGAGGCGCTGCGCCAGCGGCAGGCGGCCGGGCTGCTGCCCACGGCCGGCGAAGGGGTGCCGGCGGAGCGGCGCCGGGAGTTGCTGTTCGAGTGGGCCTACCCGGAGGTGGCGCACTGGTGCCGGCAGCAGGGGCGGCCCTATCCCCCGCTCGATGCCGAGGGCACCATCACCGAAGCTTTGCCGCGCACCGTGAAGATGCGCCATTGA
- a CDS encoding type IV pilin protein: protein MSLSFGAKLELKASLRARDGIATAFTLVELMIVVSIVGVFSAVALPTYINARNATAAGAVVGEAVGFAKECATTAASDVDTGITPGSTNVTVACTTAGGTVTAMFTPGAAGIQCLSSSSAATDGTATITISERGVMTCAFS from the coding sequence ATGAGCCTTTCCTTTGGAGCCAAGCTTGAGCTGAAAGCCTCTCTCCGGGCCCGGGATGGCATCGCTACAGCCTTCACGCTCGTTGAGTTGATGATTGTTGTGTCCATTGTGGGCGTCTTTTCTGCTGTGGCACTGCCCACTTACATCAATGCCAGAAATGCCACTGCCGCCGGCGCCGTGGTGGGTGAAGCCGTCGGCTTCGCCAAAGAATGTGCCACAACTGCCGCTTCTGATGTGGACACTGGCATTACACCGGGATCAACGAATGTCACCGTGGCTTGCACCACGGCTGGAGGCACTGTCACCGCCATGTTCACACCGGGCGCTGCCGGCATTCAGTGCCTTTCCTCCAGTTCTGCTGCAACCGACGGCACCGCTACGATCACGATCTCCGAGCGAGGCGTGATGACCTGCGCCTTCTCCTGA
- a CDS encoding S1C family serine protease — protein MTFPHQPSPNQKQHQPPTPRRRSWSAAAAGAAGLALLLSSCAAVRSNATAPTPKLAAAATAPGPAGQSCSSSTQSAEQVFNSAKQGVAVVTRGDGIGSAFVVAHKDGQTFLITNAHVVRGTETVRLKWVDGKSDGARVVARGRGDTPSSDLALLAVQGTRGEPLRIADQPSAVGQEVFVIGAPKGLEFSLSRGVVSSLRDSDEILQVDAAINPGNSGGPVLNAGNCVAGVATFKYRDSEGLNFAISAAVVREFLADLPPASAAEPAPSRPPIAQAPDDAGDATLCLFKRPDEEAAASIPCQLSRGETAEGQTFYQLAWADGARSAYAFFGDGRVAIEARSADGRRMQDAGRFRVLRDGVAVRSSSDAIAVIPGLDPVLN, from the coding sequence ATGACCTTCCCCCACCAACCCTCACCCAACCAGAAGCAGCACCAGCCCCCGACCCCTCGCCGCCGCTCCTGGAGCGCCGCGGCGGCGGGCGCCGCCGGCCTGGCGCTGCTGCTCTCCAGCTGCGCGGCGGTGCGCAGCAATGCCACCGCGCCCACGCCAAAGCTGGCGGCGGCGGCCACGGCCCCAGGCCCAGCGGGGCAGAGCTGCAGCAGCAGCACCCAGAGCGCCGAGCAGGTGTTCAACAGCGCCAAGCAGGGGGTGGCCGTGGTGACGCGCGGCGACGGCATCGGCAGCGCCTTCGTGGTGGCCCATAAGGATGGCCAGACGTTCCTGATCACCAACGCCCACGTGGTGCGCGGCACCGAAACGGTGCGGCTGAAGTGGGTGGATGGCAAGAGCGACGGGGCGCGGGTGGTGGCGCGCGGTCGGGGTGACACGCCCAGCAGCGATCTGGCCCTGTTGGCGGTGCAGGGCACCCGGGGTGAGCCGCTGCGCATCGCCGACCAGCCGTCGGCGGTGGGGCAGGAGGTGTTCGTGATCGGCGCCCCAAAAGGCCTGGAGTTCAGCCTCAGCCGCGGCGTGGTGAGCAGCCTGCGCGACAGCGACGAGATCCTGCAGGTGGATGCCGCCATCAACCCAGGCAACTCCGGCGGTCCGGTGCTGAATGCCGGCAACTGCGTGGCGGGGGTGGCGACCTTCAAGTACAGGGACAGCGAGGGCCTCAACTTCGCGATCTCCGCAGCGGTGGTGCGGGAATTCCTGGCAGACCTGCCGCCCGCCTCGGCAGCGGAGCCGGCACCTTCAAGGCCGCCGATCGCCCAGGCCCCGGATGACGCTGGCGACGCCACGCTCTGCCTGTTCAAACGGCCCGACGAGGAGGCAGCTGCCTCCATCCCGTGCCAGCTGAGCCGAGGCGAAACCGCCGAAGGGCAAACCTTCTACCAGCTCGCCTGGGCTGATGGCGCCCGCAGCGCCTATGCCTTCTTCGGCGATGGGCGGGTGGCGATCGAAGCGCGCAGCGCCGATGGCCGCCGCATGCAGGACGCCGGCCGCTTCCGCGTGTTGCGAGACGGGGTGGCGGTACGCAGCAGCAGCGACGCGATCGCCGTGATTCCGGGGCTGGACCCGGTGCTGAACTGA